The Methanobacterium bryantii DNA segment ATATAATCGAAGGTACCGCTAAAAAAGACGGAGAAAGACTCACTATAATAAATACTGGAAATATATCAATATATTCCACTGAACAGAAACAAGGGCATGTTCACATAACTGTAAGGCCTGAAGATATTATACTATCTACACAAAAAGTTGAAACCAGTGCTAGAAACGTTTTTAAAGGGCCAATTATAGGAATAGTAGATACTGGAGCATTAATAAAGTTAACTATTGATGTAGGCGAACCGCTGGTTGTATTTTTAACCCGGCAGTCATTTTTAGATATGGAGTTAAATATAGGAAAATCAGTCTGGACCTATTTCAAAGCCACAGCAGTACACGTTTTTTAATTAATTATTCTTTTTTTATACTTATTTAAACTATAATAGCACAGAAGACCTGCTTTAAAACAAATCTGTTTTTTTTCAGTTCATTTTAGTTGTTATAATTTGAATAGCACTTTTCATCACTTGGATATAACAACCTCATATTCCTTTAAATTTGTTAGGGAAGCCTATATTTATATTTTTAGAGAAAATATTCATAACGATACGTTTATATATACATTTCTATAAAGTTCACATTAAGTCTTATCAGTTTTTAGGACGTATTAATAGGAGGCGAATTATGGATACAAAAAACATCGCAATTATTGCAGTCATAGCCGTTGTAATTATAGTTGCAGGCATATATGCAAGCGGCGTCTTAACAGGCGGGAACAGTGCAAGCGGAAATATCACTGTTTTAGCTGGCGCAGGCACTATGAAAGCTATGAACGAATTAAAAACGAATTTTGAAAAAGAACATCCGGGTACAACAGTTAATATACAATACGGCAACAGTGGAGAGCTTTTTGCAACATTAAGCTCCCAAAAAAGTGCAGACATGGTAGTTCCAGGAGACCTGACATTTATGGACAATGCTAAAAGTAAAGGTTACATCGATAACAGTACCGTTAAACCGATAGTATACCACATACCAGTCATAGCAGTCCAGAAAGGAAACCCTAAAAATATAACTTCTGTAAAAGACCTGGGTAAATCTGGAATTAAAGTTGCTTTAGGAGATACCAACGGTACCGCTGTCGGTAAACAGAGTATAAAAATACTCAATAAAACAGGCGACTTAGTTGCAGTTAAAAGTAATGTTGTTGTCTATGCACCTACTGTAAACCAGCTCTTAACCTACCTCACATCAGGCCAGGTTGATGCAGCTATAGTAACAGAAGATATAGCAAATGCAAGTGCTTCTGAAGGTAAAATCGAAATAATACAGATTCCAGAGGACCAGAATTCCATTGCTACCATTGGTGTTGGTTTAACCACTTTCACTAAAAATAAGGACCTTGCTATGCAGTTTGAAGACTACATAACCTCCTCTAATGGTCTGGCAGTATGGGAGAAAAACGGATTTAAACCTGTAGATCAATAAATAGAGGACATCAAGCTTTATAAACCAGTAAAACGATACAGTGATTACATGAAAAGCAAGCTTGAGATAACCTTTATTTCCATTTCTTTTATTTTTACTGCACTTTTATTCATAATTATAGGCAGCCTTTTTTTTATGCCATCATTACAAGGATTCATTCAGTCTCTTTTTTCAGAAGAAATGGCAACTGCATTTAAACTAACCTTATCTACATCCGTAATAGCAGCGTTAAGCGTGATATTAATAGCTGTGCCCACTGCTTATTCACTGTCCAGATATAAGTTTCCACTTAAAAATATAGTGAAAAGTATTTTAGACCTTCCCATGGCATTTCCAGAAATTATTTTAGGTATAGCACTGCTGATGCTCTTTGGAAACAATTTATTTGGAAATTTCCTGCAGAACCTTGGTATAAATATCGTTTTCACCACAACAGGGATAATCATAGCCCAATTCTTTGTTGCATTTCCCTATGCTGTAAGAATAATTTACTCTACATTTAACTACATCAACCCCCGATATGAACTGGTTTCCAGAAGTTTAGGGTACGGAGAATTCGAAACCTTTAAAAATATAACCCTTCCCCTTGCTAAAAGTGGAATATTCGCAGCATTAGTTGTTACAATTGCCCGATGCATAGGAACATTTGCCGCGGTCCTCCTGGTAGGCGGTGGAACGTACCTGAGAACTGAAACATTACCAATTGCTATTTACTACAATTTATCACTTGGAAATATAGATATGGCCATAACAGCAAGCATAATACTTATATTAATATCATTTGCAGCCATATTCGTGCTGGAAAAATATGCAAACGAAAATACAGGATGATCCAATGTTTTTAGAAGTTCAAAATTTGAGTGTTGATCTCGGAGAATTTTACCTTGACAATGTGAATTTAAGTCTGGATAAAAACAGTTACATGGTGATTATCGGCCCAACTGGTTCAGGCAAATCTGTCCTCTTAGAAACAATTGCCGGATTTTACAGGGCAGAAGAAGGAAAAATATTCCTCGAAGGAAAAGAAATAACAGAGTTAAATCCTGAAAACCGTGGGATAAGTATAGTTTATCAGGATTATGTACTTTTTCCCCATATGAACATCTTTGAAAATATATCCTATGGATTAAAGAAAAAAACAAATGATAAAGAAATAATAAAATCTAAAGTTTTAAAGATGGCTAAACTCCTTAAAATTGATCATCTTTTACATAGGAATCCTGATACCTTAAGCGGCGGCGAAAAACAGAGAACTGCCATTGCAAGATCCCTTATTATCGAACCACGAGTACTGCTTATGGATGAGCCATTCAGCGCCGTTGATGTAAGTACCCATGCCTACCTTACGAAGCTAATTAAAAATGTAATAGCAGACTATGGAACCACATGTATCCATGTAACTCATAACTTTAATGATGTCTGGAACTTAGCTGATAAGGTGGCAGTTATGAAAGAAGGTAAAATTCTTCAACAGGATATACCCACAGAAGTATTTTCAAAACCTTCCCACAATTTTGTTGCAGACTTCGTAGGTATACACAATATTTTTGAAGGCAAAATCATCGAAAAAGAAGGGTCTCTAACTAAAATAAAGTTAGATTCAGATTTAATTATATACAGTTCAGATTCATCTGAAGATTCAGGTAAAATTTTGGTAGGTATAAGACCAGAAAATGTTATTTTTTCAAATGAAACCTTTGTTTCTTCTGTTCAAAATCAGATTAAGGGAGTTGTAAACGAAATTGTAAAAGTTGGCCCTATAGTCTGGATAGAAGTTAAAATAGGGGAAATTAACTTTAAAGGGATTTTAACCCCAAATTCATGTGAAAAATTAAAGATTAAGAAAGGGAAAAACATCTATTTAAGTTTTAAATCTGTTAATGTCAAAATAATTGATAAAAAGGAGTTCTATACTCCATAATTAATTTAATTATTAAAGTGCTAATTAATCGCCGCATCTGTCAATAACAATTACAGTTACATTCTCCTGGCCTTTAGGAGTATGTCTAATTTCAATTAAGTCATCTTTTACTTCTTCCAGGTCTATTTCAATGGTTGAATTTAATGTGTCACCCTGTACTTGAACCATTACACTGCAGGTTTCCCTGTCTTTTAAACACTCAGTTTCAACGTTTATAACTTCTCCAGGAGTATAAACTCTATTATAAGATAATTCTATGTTGTCATAGGTTTTTACATTATTTTTTATGTATTCAATAGCAGCGTCACAATCCATTGTTATCTCTTTTTCCATAAAAATCACCTCTTACTAAGGCCAATATTCATTAAAATATGTGTGTACTCTTATTTTAAAGTTTCTTCAATAACAATTATAACAAGTTCATCGTCGGTTTTGGTATGTCGAATTTCCAAAATATCATCTTTAATCTGTGTTAAATCAAGATGGACTGTATCATTTAATAATTCGCCCATTAATTGGAGGGTGAGGTTTAAGCTTTCATCTTCTTCATCTTCTTCTATATCCAGAACTTCTCCCGGTACATACACCATATTATACGAAATTTCCAGAATATCATACTGTTTGACTTCATTTTTGACGTAGTCTACAACGTCATTGGCACTCAATATTATTTCAGTTTCCATGATTATCACTTGATCTTTCTGTAAAATAAAAGTTTCTAAAAGTTTTAATTTTAAAAAGTAGTCATATATTTTCAAAAAAAAGAAAAAAACGACCAGCAAAAATTAAAAATTTTCACCGGTCCCTCGAAAATGAGTTTTCAGGGCCCTTGAAAACTCTTGAAATTATAAATTTCAAATTACTTTCGAGTAGTCGAACTAGAGTTTATCCCTGTTCTTTTCAGCATTTAGCCATAATCGGCCTTTTCCGTTTAAAGCGATGTCACCGATGTATTTTATGTATTTCCCAGATAAAACTTCTCCTTCAATTTCAGGATCGTCGTATATACCTTCCTGGGTAAATCCTTCCAGTAAACGACCGAGTTCTCCGTTAACAACGATGTCACCGTTTTTCATCTGTCCACCAGGCCATCTGGTTACATCACCATCAATCTGGATGTAACCTTTAGTCATGTGGATACCTGCGAGAATATCACAGTTTCCTTTAACGATTATTTTACCACCGGATAAACATTCACCGAGCTGTTTACCAGCGTTTCCGTGGAGGGTTATGGTTCCTCCACTCATTCCTCTCCAGTCACCAATATATGATGATCCACAGAATTCTCTGGTATTCCCTGTGATGGTGAGGGATCCTCCCCTCATTTCTCTACCGGCATAGCTGTCTGCATTTCCGTTAACTGTGATGGAACCTCCTTCCATCTCAGCTCCGCAGTGTAAATCCGCGTCTCCGTTAACTATGATTTCACCTGCACTCATTTTGCTACCGATGTATTTTACTCTGCCACAATCTCCGTTTATGACCATTTTTACATCGTCAGCACTTTCAGCATCTCCTTCCACTTCTATAGTGAAGTAGTCTGTGAGTGGGAATCTTGAGTTTCCAATTGGCACCATATACTTTTCAAAGTCTGCTTTTTCCCAAGTGTATACTTCATCTGGAATTATTTCATCGAATTCCAGTGCTATTGGGGAAGTCTTTATTTGATCTAAAGTTATTGTTTTCAAGCTTAACACCCCTTATTTACTTGCTTGATTAATTGTTGTTTCAATTGGGTTAGGTAAATATTTGTCATATACCTGATAGTTTTCAAATTTAATTGAATAATATCTGGTAAAGTCAGGCATTACCCTTTCCATTACTGATTTTTCTTCTTCTTCTAATCCTTTTACGTTGGTCCATAAAGTCTGGCTTGGTTTGATACTTACAACTTCACCATCTTTGACTAAGATTTGACCATCTTTAATTGTGTACATTGCAGCACCGAATGCTTTTTCTATTGCTGCAGGGTCTTTAGATGGGTCTATGTCAAATGGATTAATATCGTATACAGCTATGTCTGCGTTGTAACCAGGTGTGAGTTCACCTCTGTCCTGATATCCGTAGATTTTAGCTGGTCCTGCCCTGGTGATGATTGCTATTTCATTGAAGTCGTATTCCCTGTCAATGGTTGCGAGTGCGGTTCTTCTGTGAGACCATGGGTGGACTTCTTTGTTGTCCATCATTTCATTTCTTCTTTCGCTGCTCATTAACCAGGAGATAATTCTTGGGTATCTTATGAATGGACCTGCGTTAGGGTGGTCAGTTGTTAAACAAACTTGCCATGGATCTTTGACTCCCATGAATAACTCTAATCCAACAGCCCACTGGAAAGCTGAAACTGGAGCTTTTGGTGAGTAAATACATGGTACAATACCAGATGCTGTTTCCAGCTCAATATCCTTGTTAGCCCATTTGAGACCATTCAGCTGGTGTAAATCAAATTCAAATGGAGCATCAGCTGTCATGGTTGTGGTTTCGTCAAGGGTTATCTGCCCAACGTCCATTGTTACATGTTTGTTTTTGTTTATGTAATCTGTAACATAATCTGCACCAGATTCAACATCTCTCCAGCTTGTACCCGCGTATGAGTGGAACTGAGCGTGAGTTATGTGGACAGTCTGGTTTCTGACAGGTGAGTTTTTCTCAACGTCTTTGACAATGTCTAAAGATCCTATAGTTGTTGGGTAGTTTCCTGGGTGTCCTAAGTTGTTAGGGTGTATGTGTATTGAATGTGGCAGTCCTAACTTTTCGTTAGCTTTTGCAAGCGCAGTTATTACTTCTCTGGAAGTTACGTCCCAGTATGGAGCAGGGTCGTCAATTCCATGTACGTTCATACCCCATCCCCATGCTTCACTTCCACATGGGTTAACTATTTTTACACCGTAACATTTGGTGAGTTTTAACCATGAAGAGATGAATGCTGCAAGTTCATCTATTTTACCTTCTTTAGCAAACTGCATTACAAACCAGTTGTTACCAAAGAGAGCGAGTGGAGTAATGTCTAAGTTAGGTATAGCCATTATTTCTTCGTGAGTGTGTTTAGCTTCTAGTGGAGGTACAGCTGCTTCTGTTACTGTTCCGTATCCCATTCTAGAGTATCTGTATCCAGTTGCAGGACAGCTTGGTATGGAAAATCCACTTTCTGATCTTGCTACACCTTTTTTACCAGTTACACCTTTTCTTGAATCTTCAGGTCTGTATAACCTACCTACAACAAGTTTTGGTCCTGCTACGTGAGCGTGAGGATCAATTCCTGCAGGCATTACAATTTTGTCAGTTACGTCAATTACTTTAGCATCAGAAGAGACGTTGTCAACGATTTTTCCATCCTTGAACATTACGTCTTTCTTTTCTCCTGCTATCTTGTTGGCAGGGTCGTAAACAATACCATTTTTAAGTATGTATTCCATGAAATCACCTATTTAGCTAAAGCTCCTTCTTCAGATTGTGAAGTTCCTTGCTCAGCTTTGATTTTTTTAACTCTTTCTAATAATTCTTTTACGATCCATTCGTCGTCTCTGCAAGTTTCAGGTTTGTCTATAGCTTTTTTCATGTAGATTGGAACACCGTCCATCCTATAACTGGTACCAGCAGCTTCCACACCTATGAATGATCCTGGAAGTACTACATCTGCTATTTCAGTTGATGGTCCCCAGTGGATATCTATCTGTATAACTGGAATTTCTGCAAGGTGTTTTACAGCTCCTCCAGGGTAGTGTGCTCCTGGATCTGCAGCTATTACCATGAATACATCACATTCTTTCCTTGTTAAGAGATCTATGGTGTTGGTTTCCCCGTTCATGTATCTCTGGTATCCTCTTGAGAAGTCGACACCGTATGGGAATCCAGTTTCATAAGACATGAAAATATTGAACCCGTTAACATTGAAGTGACCCCTCATAGGCATCAGTACCCATTTAGAGTATTTGTTTAAGTCAGCTATCATTTGAATAGCTATGTCAATGTTTCTCTGTTTGGATAAAGTATGTGTTAAACCTAAACCGAAGTAAAGTGTACCGAATTGAGCATTTTTCATTTTTTCGGCTAATTCATATATGTCTTCTTTAGGTATACCTGAGATTACATCTTTTTTGAGTTTTTTACCTTTTAAAACTGCTCTTATAGCGTTATAGAACTCGTAATCACCGTTTTGTTCAAACCCAATCCATACATCAGACATTTTAGCTGTGTCACTGTATTTAGGGTCCATTGTAACAACAGTTCTGTCGTATCTTCCCCTTGGCCTGAAGTATCCTCGTGGGAAAGTACTGTATCTAGCCATGTGTCTTGGGTGAGAGTTCATAGCATTACTTCCAGTGTAAACAACCATGTCTGCACGGTTTTTACCTTCTCCAAGGGTGAAAATAGGGTATCCTACATTCTGAACTGCCTGAATAGAAGGACCGTGGCAAATAGTTGCCTGGTTGTCTAAGACAGCTCCTACTAATTCACCAAGTTCGAGACCATAATGCATGGTTTCAATTGAAGTTTCACTCCAACCGTAGAATACAGGTCTTACAGCTCCAGCTATAAGTTCTGCAGCTTTATCTAAAGCAGCATCCCAGTCAACTTCTTCAAGTTCACCTTCTTCATTCCTTATCATTGGTACTAATAATCTCTGATCCATATCTTCCATAATCTTACTAGCACCTAGTCTGCAAGCATGTCTTACTGCAACAACATGCCCATCTTTAACTAAATAATCTAAATCGTCACAGTTACATCCGCAAAAAGCGCAAGTACAGTTTTCTACGATTTCATCGTAGTCTGTTATTGGTTCTTCGTAATTTGCCATTTATGTAACCTCCTTATAATTTCTTGTAGACCGGCATCTCTCCAAGTGAAGTAAGTTTGGCGATGCTTTCTTCATCCTTATTGCCGACGTATTTTTTGTAGGTTGCTCTCATAAGGTCAGCCATTAATAAAACGTCTTCTTCAGATTTTTCAACTGTACACATGATCCCTTTGTATGTAGGGTCACAGCAGCAGTAGGTCTCAGGGCTTGTTACTACATTTGCCCATGGTCCTTTTGGTATAAATATTGTGCCTTCATGAGGAGCATCCCTTGAGTGAGCAGCGAATACAATTACTTCTCCCCAGTCAGAAACTACTTTCACATGTTCCCAGTTAGCGACGCCTAATTTAGCCATGTCTTTAGGGTCCATGTATGCTACTCCAGCAACTTTTCTGTATTCATCTTTAAGGGTAGATCCTCTTTTTTTGCAAGCTCCTTGGTAAATGTCGGAACCTGTGTTAAGCATTACTTCTAATTTAGTTCGTTCTTTAGCAGTTGGTTCTTCAAATTTTACTACTTTAGGAACGGCTGGTTTTTCTACATAAGTCAAATTTAACACCTCATTCTAGCCAGATTGCATCTGTAGGACAGAATACTTGGCAGGTACCACATTTTGTACAGCTATCTTTACTGAATAATTTGATTACTCCATTTTCAACCATCATAATTACGTCTTCGGTCTTAGGACCGTGTCCACCTGAAACTTCAGGACTGATTGATGCATTTATTGGGCATGCGACTACACAAACACCGCATCCGAGACATTTGTCTTGGTTTACTTTAAGTTCCATTTGATCACCTGTATGATTTTAAGTTTTTAAAGATTCTAATCTTTGTTGCCATGATTTGGATTTAGTAGGTGTGTAATTAACTGCAGTTCTTTTTACGTTTATAGCTTTTGTAGGACATACATTTGCACATGCTCCACAGTATATACAGAACTGTTCTTTTTTATCGATTTTATCGCCGATTTCAGCTGGTTTGGATGGTTTGTGGAACTCTAATACATCACATGGGCATATATCTACACATGCTCCACATGCTTCACATTTTTCTTCGTCAAATTCCAGTTCACCTTCGAATGGCTTTTCAACAGCTACTGCTTCTTTTGGACAGACATCTTCACACCATCCGCATCTTACACATGATTCTTCATCAATGATTGCTTTACCAGTGATTTCAGCTGCTTCTGGGCTGATTTCGTATTCACCGTATGAACATGCTCTGCATGCTTCCATTATAGCATTTTCAGGACATGCACGTTTACATACGCCACAGTAAACACATTTTTCTTCATCTACTGATATTTCGAAGTCTTCAGGACCTTTTTGTTCAATGGTTATAGCATCTGCAGGGCACATTTCTTCACATACACCACAGTCTATACATTTTTCTTTGTTGATTTCAATTTCACCAGATACAAGTTTTGACCTGTCTGGGAGTACCCTTGCAACAGTTACTGCTTCCTGTGGACATGCTCTTTCACATGCTTTACAGTAAACACATGCATCATCACTTATTTCTGCAGAAGATATGAGACGTGGGTAAGTTTCTATTTCTTTTATTGGTTTACCGTCTATTGTGAGATCTAATGCATCTACAGGGCATGCAACATCACACATACCACAAAGTACACATTTATGTTCATCTATTGTTATTTTAGGCTCTTCAGCACCGGTCCTTACTATTGCACCAATGTCGCCGAGCTCTATTGCCTCTACTGGGCATATTTGTTCACAAATGCCGCAGCCAACACATGTTTCATTCTTGAATGACAGCTTTCTTTCTTCTTCAGCTGATCTTTCAATGTCGAAATTTTTGGCTTTGACTTCTTTTACATTTGCAGCCATTATTTTTCCTCCAAAATTTATGCTATCAAAAATTTTGCTGTTCAGAAAATCTACGATTTTCCTCAAACTCAAAATTTTTCCAAATTTTGGGGTTCAGAAAATCCAAATCAAGGCTCACAAAAACTACGTTTTTGAGGGATTTGGATTTTCTTCAACCTCCAAAACTATTTTAATTGAATTAGTAGGACATTTTTCTTCACACATAAGACATCCACAACATGACTCAGAGTCTATCTGTGCTTTGAGATTATCCAACGATATGGCATTCATCAAACATGTATCTACACAAAGCCCACAACCAATACATGAGTCCTTCACTTTTGCTCTGTATTTCTGGTTTAAACATGTCTTAACAATTGTTCTTGTTGTATCCATGTTTTCCAAAAGAGCACTTGTTAACTTCAGGAAGTCCTTTGGACAGAAACCTTTAATGAGTTCTGCTATCTCTATAGATCCCATAGATATATTTCTACCATTTAAATAATGAGAAAGTGTTGATCTGTCCATATCCAACATTTCTGATATCTCTCTCTGGCTGCGTCCCTCTCTAATGAGTTCTACTGCCGCTAAATATTTTAATCCTGAAGCAATGTGTTTTGGCATGATGGACACCTTGTGTATTGATTACACATCTTGTTTCTATAAATATATATATTTCGACTAGGTAAATATAGCAAGTTATATATACTGATGTGTACTTGACACACATCTTTACACTATAAAAATCACCCTCCATACGCATACTTTTTCAAAAAAACTGCATACAATTAAAGCCCTTAAAATCCTTTAATTTTAAATTTCACGCCAGATAAAGCTTTTTTCCATACCTGCATTTTGAACCCGTTTTATGGTCATCATGATTTTAAAATTTAACAAAAATAACAACCTATTTGCACCAGCTTTTTCAAGACATATTAAAGGTTAAAAAAATAATCAATAATGATATTTAACTGGTGTCTATTATGTACTCATCAAACTTAATTCCCGTAGAAAATGCACTGAAACTAATTGAAAGTGTAAAAATAACACTTAAAAAAGAAGATATACCTCTTGAAGAAGCAAATACAAGAGTTTTAGCTGAAAACATTGAAGTATTAATTGATGTTCCCCCATTTGACAGATCTGCAATGGACGGGTATGCTTTAATAGCAGAAGATACAGTAATGGCATCCAAATCTAATCCAATATATCTTGAAGTTATAGATGAAATTGGTGCTGGAAGCGTATCTAATCACACTTTAAGTCAAGGACATGCAATTAGAATAGCAACAGGAGCGCCTATGCCCCCAGGTTCAAACGCAGTTGTAATGGAAGAAGATATTGAACACCTGGATAACAAGATTAAAATAACTAAAAAAGTTGCTTTTAATAGAGATGTAGCGCTTAAAGGCGAAGATTTAAAAAAAGGAGAAATTATTTTAAAAGAGGGCCAAATTCTAGATCCTAATCACCTTTCTGTGATAGCCTCATCAGGTTACAGCAGGGTCAAAGTATTCAAAAAACCTGAAGTGGGAGTTATTATAACTGGAAATGAGCTTGTAGATCCAACCACAAATCTTGAGCCTGGGAAAATAGTGAATTCAAATAGATTTGCTTTGAAAGGACTGGTTGAAGATTCTCTTGCAGTACCCCACATTAAACACTGCAGAGATGATTTGGATACCATGGCAAATGAACTCCACGAATATGCCCAAAAATATGATGTAGTAATCACAACTGGAGGGACCGCAATCAGCAAGGGAGATGTTGTGGTAAGCGCAACTTCTAAACTTGGAGAAGTTCTGGTTCACGGGGTTGCCATCAAACCAGGGAAACCTGTTGGATTTGGTGTTGTAAATAATAAGCCTGTTTTCATGCTTTCAGGTTATCCAGTAGCTGCTGCAGTCCAGTTTGACATTTTTACAAGAAATTACATCCTAAAAATGCAGAATATATACAAAAAGTTCGATTTAATAGAATGCACTGCAGGTGATGATATAAGATCATCTAAAGGCAAGTGCAATATAATAAGGGCAAAACTTGAAGAGGACCGGGTTTACCCAATAAAAACAAAAGCAGGCATAAATAAATCAGCAGTGCTTTCAAACTGTTATATCTTCATTGATGAAGATACTAAAGATATAAAAAAAGGTGAAAAATGCAATATACTTAAATACAGCTCTTTAAAAGTTTTTGAGTGAATTTAAGTTATATTTTTACTTTATTCCTGATTTTTTGTAATCTGATCAAGAAGTTCATGAGCTTCCCCAAAATTCTCATCCTTTACAAGCAGGCCCCTAAGTATTTCAACCGCTTCATCATATTTTTTGAGATAATAAAAGCCGTTAGCCTGCAGGTATGAAGCATATTTATAGAAATCGTCGTCGTCTTTAGAGTAGGTGTAAAGGAAATTTTCAAGTGCAGTTACAGATTCATCATATTTTTTTAACATAAACAGAGTGTATCCTTTGTTATACCAAACCATCCTATCAAGTGGATTTATACGAATAACCTGTTCAAAACAGTCCAGTGCTTGTTCATATTTCTTAAGTTCTAGAAGGGCTATTCCTTTATTGTTCCATGCAGGAAAGAAATCTTCATCCAGATTAATTGCCTTATCAAAAAATTCGACTGCTCTTTGAACTTCACCCTGCCCTAAAAAGGACATCGCCTGTTTATGAAACACTTCAGCTTCTTTTTTACCCATTAAAATCAACCCCAAAAACTCTCTTATTATTCTATTATGATTACTTATTTCAACATCATATAAAAA contains these protein-coding regions:
- the modA gene encoding molybdate ABC transporter substrate-binding protein; translation: MDTKNIAIIAVIAVVIIVAGIYASGVLTGGNSASGNITVLAGAGTMKAMNELKTNFEKEHPGTTVNIQYGNSGELFATLSSQKSADMVVPGDLTFMDNAKSKGYIDNSTVKPIVYHIPVIAVQKGNPKNITSVKDLGKSGIKVALGDTNGTAVGKQSIKILNKTGDLVAVKSNVVVYAPTVNQLLTYLTSGQVDAAIVTEDIANASASEGKIEIIQIPEDQNSIATIGVGLTTFTKNKDLAMQFEDYITSSNGLAVWEKNGFKPVDQ
- a CDS encoding ABC transporter permease produces the protein MKSKLEITFISISFIFTALLFIIIGSLFFMPSLQGFIQSLFSEEMATAFKLTLSTSVIAALSVILIAVPTAYSLSRYKFPLKNIVKSILDLPMAFPEIILGIALLMLFGNNLFGNFLQNLGINIVFTTTGIIIAQFFVAFPYAVRIIYSTFNYINPRYELVSRSLGYGEFETFKNITLPLAKSGIFAALVVTIARCIGTFAAVLLVGGGTYLRTETLPIAIYYNLSLGNIDMAITASIILILISFAAIFVLEKYANENTG
- a CDS encoding ATP-binding cassette domain-containing protein — encoded protein: MQTKIQDDPMFLEVQNLSVDLGEFYLDNVNLSLDKNSYMVIIGPTGSGKSVLLETIAGFYRAEEGKIFLEGKEITELNPENRGISIVYQDYVLFPHMNIFENISYGLKKKTNDKEIIKSKVLKMAKLLKIDHLLHRNPDTLSGGEKQRTAIARSLIIEPRVLLMDEPFSAVDVSTHAYLTKLIKNVIADYGTTCIHVTHNFNDVWNLADKVAVMKEGKILQQDIPTEVFSKPSHNFVADFVGIHNIFEGKIIEKEGSLTKIKLDSDLIIYSSDSSEDSGKILVGIRPENVIFSNETFVSSVQNQIKGVVNEIVKVGPIVWIEVKIGEINFKGILTPNSCEKLKIKKGKNIYLSFKSVNVKIIDKKEFYTP
- a CDS encoding DUF2097 domain-containing protein translates to MEKEITMDCDAAIEYIKNNVKTYDNIELSYNRVYTPGEVINVETECLKDRETCSVMVQVQGDTLNSTIEIDLEEVKDDLIEIRHTPKGQENVTVIVIDRCGD
- a CDS encoding DUF2097 domain-containing protein, yielding METEIILSANDVVDYVKNEVKQYDILEISYNMVYVPGEVLDIEEDEEDESLNLTLQLMGELLNDTVHLDLTQIKDDILEIRHTKTDDELVIIVIEETLK
- a CDS encoding formylmethanofuran dehydrogenase subunit C; the protein is MLSLKTITLDQIKTSPIALEFDEIIPDEVYTWEKADFEKYMVPIGNSRFPLTDYFTIEVEGDAESADDVKMVINGDCGRVKYIGSKMSAGEIIVNGDADLHCGAEMEGGSITVNGNADSYAGREMRGGSLTITGNTREFCGSSYIGDWRGMSGGTITLHGNAGKQLGECLSGGKIIVKGNCDILAGIHMTKGYIQIDGDVTRWPGGQMKNGDIVVNGELGRLLEGFTQEGIYDDPEIEGEVLSGKYIKYIGDIALNGKGRLWLNAEKNRDKL
- a CDS encoding formylmethanofuran dehydrogenase subunit A; amino-acid sequence: MEYILKNGIVYDPANKIAGEKKDVMFKDGKIVDNVSSDAKVIDVTDKIVMPAGIDPHAHVAGPKLVVGRLYRPEDSRKGVTGKKGVARSESGFSIPSCPATGYRYSRMGYGTVTEAAVPPLEAKHTHEEIMAIPNLDITPLALFGNNWFVMQFAKEGKIDELAAFISSWLKLTKCYGVKIVNPCGSEAWGWGMNVHGIDDPAPYWDVTSREVITALAKANEKLGLPHSIHIHPNNLGHPGNYPTTIGSLDIVKDVEKNSPVRNQTVHITHAQFHSYAGTSWRDVESGADYVTDYINKNKHVTMDVGQITLDETTTMTADAPFEFDLHQLNGLKWANKDIELETASGIVPCIYSPKAPVSAFQWAVGLELFMGVKDPWQVCLTTDHPNAGPFIRYPRIISWLMSSERRNEMMDNKEVHPWSHRRTALATIDREYDFNEIAIITRAGPAKIYGYQDRGELTPGYNADIAVYDINPFDIDPSKDPAAIEKAFGAAMYTIKDGQILVKDGEVVSIKPSQTLWTNVKGLEEEEKSVMERVMPDFTRYYSIKFENYQVYDKYLPNPIETTINQASK
- a CDS encoding formylmethanofuran dehydrogenase subunit B is translated as MANYEEPITDYDEIVENCTCAFCGCNCDDLDYLVKDGHVVAVRHACRLGASKIMEDMDQRLLVPMIRNEEGELEEVDWDAALDKAAELIAGAVRPVFYGWSETSIETMHYGLELGELVGAVLDNQATICHGPSIQAVQNVGYPIFTLGEGKNRADMVVYTGSNAMNSHPRHMARYSTFPRGYFRPRGRYDRTVVTMDPKYSDTAKMSDVWIGFEQNGDYEFYNAIRAVLKGKKLKKDVISGIPKEDIYELAEKMKNAQFGTLYFGLGLTHTLSKQRNIDIAIQMIADLNKYSKWVLMPMRGHFNVNGFNIFMSYETGFPYGVDFSRGYQRYMNGETNTIDLLTRKECDVFMVIAADPGAHYPGGAVKHLAEIPVIQIDIHWGPSTEIADVVLPGSFIGVEAAGTSYRMDGVPIYMKKAIDKPETCRDDEWIVKELLERVKKIKAEQGTSQSEEGALAK
- a CDS encoding molybdopterin dinucleotide binding domain-containing protein gives rise to the protein MTYVEKPAVPKVVKFEEPTAKERTKLEVMLNTGSDIYQGACKKRGSTLKDEYRKVAGVAYMDPKDMAKLGVANWEHVKVVSDWGEVIVFAAHSRDAPHEGTIFIPKGPWANVVTSPETYCCCDPTYKGIMCTVEKSEEDVLLMADLMRATYKKYVGNKDEESIAKLTSLGEMPVYKKL
- a CDS encoding 4Fe-4S binding protein, producing MELKVNQDKCLGCGVCVVACPINASISPEVSGGHGPKTEDVIMMVENGVIKLFSKDSCTKCGTCQVFCPTDAIWLE